A genomic region of Camelus ferus isolate YT-003-E chromosome 11, BCGSAC_Cfer_1.0, whole genome shotgun sequence contains the following coding sequences:
- the LOC102513698 gene encoding LOW QUALITY PROTEIN: proteasome subunit alpha type-1-like (The sequence of the model RefSeq protein was modified relative to this genomic sequence to represent the inferred CDS: deleted 1 base in 1 codon): protein MFRNQYDNDVTVWSPQGRIHQIEYAMEAVKQGSTTVGLKSKTHAVLVALKRAQSELVVHQKKILHVDNHIGISIAGLTADARLLCNFMCQECLDSRFVLDRPLPVSRLVSLIGSKTQIPTQRYGWRPYGAGLLIAGYGDMGPYIFQTCPSFNYFDCRAMSIGACSQSARTYLERHMSEFMECNLNDLVKHGLRALRETLPAGQDLTTKNVSIGTAGKDLEFMIYDDDDVSPFLEGLEERPQRKAQPAQPADEPAEKADEPMEH, encoded by the exons ATGTTTCGCAACCAGTATGACAATGATGTTACTGTTTGGAGCCCTCAGGGCAGGATTCATCAAATCGAATATGCAATGGAAGCTGTCAAACAAGGTTCAACCACAGTTGGTCTGAAGTCAAAAACTCATGCAGTGCTGGTTGCACTGAAGAGAGCACAGTCAGAACTTGTagttcatcagaaaaaaattctccatgtTGATAACCATATTGGTATCTCAATTGCTGGACTTACTGCTGATGCTAgacttttatgtaattttatgtgCCAGGAGTGTCTGGATTCCAGATTTGTACTTGACAGACCTCTTCCTGTGTCTCGTCTTGTATCTCTAATTGGAAGC AAAACCCAGATACCGACGCAACGATATGGCTGGAGACCATATGGTGCTGGGCTGCTTATTGCTGGTTATGGTGATATGGGCCCTTACATTTTCCAAACCTGTCCGTCTTTTAACTATTTTGACTGCAGAGCTATGTCTATTGGAGCCTGTTCTCAATCAGCTCGTACTTACTTGGAGAGACATATGTCAGagtttatggagtgtaatttgaatGACCTGGTTAAGCATGGTCTGCGTGCCTTACGGGAGACACTTCCTGCAGGACAGGACCTAACTACAAAGAATGTTTCCATTGGAACTGCTGGTAAAGACTTAGAGTTTATgatttatgatgatgatgatgtgtctCCGTTCCTGGAAGGTCTTGAAGAAAGACCCCAGAGAAAGGCACAGCCTGCTCAACCTGCTGATGAACCTGCAGAAAAGGCTGATGAACCAATGGAACATTAA